One part of the Augochlora pura isolate Apur16 chromosome 3, APUR_v2.2.1, whole genome shotgun sequence genome encodes these proteins:
- the Sfxn2 gene encoding sideroflexin 2: MGEERLDIEKPLWDQTTFEGRWKHFAWVTDFRTCTVPESELLEAKKLCEDYKFGKEPAGTTREQIIYAKKLYESAFHPDTGDLQNVFGRMSFQVPGGMAVTGAMLQFYKTNTAVIFWQWVNQSFNALVNYTNRNANSPTTELQLGVAYASATTAAMITAIGCKSFWGRRANPLMARYVPFAAVAAANCVNIPLMRQNEISQGIEIADDKGNKLTKSKLAAVKGISEVVVSRIIMCAPGMLILPPIMARLEKYRFMQCIKPLHAPIQVLMVGCFLTFMVPTACALFPQNCSIKSSTLERWESENYETLKKNCGNRDIPTYLYFNKGL, from the exons ATGGGAGAAGAAAGGCTGGACATAGAGAAACCACTCTGGGATCAGACGACTTTCGAGGGTAGATGGAAACACTTCGCCTGGGTAACTGACTTCCGAACTTGCACAGTTCCCGAGTCCGAGTTGCTCGAAGCGAAGAAATTATGCGAAGACTATAA ATTTGGGAAAGAGCCAGCTGGTACAACCCGAGAGCAGATCATCTATGCTAAGAAGCTTTACGAGTCGGCCTTTCATCCCGACACCGGTGACCTGCAGAATGTCTTTGGCAGAATGTCCTTCCAAGTGCCAGGTGGAATGGCTGTGACCGGTGCTATGCTTCAATTCTACAA AACAAACACAGCTGTAATTTTCTGGCAATGGGTGAATCAATCGTTCAACGCTCTAGTCAATTACACCAACAGAAATGCGAACAGTCCCACTACCGAGCTTCAATTAGGGGTTGCTTATGCGAGCGCTACCACGGCTGCTATGATAACAGCGATAGGATGTAAATCGTTTTGGGGAAGACGTGCGAATCCACTTATGGCG CGTTATGTGCCATTCGCTGCAGTCGCCGCGGCCAATTGCGTGAACATTCCTTTGATGAGACAGAATGAAATCAGCCAAGGAATCGAGATCGCTGACGATAAAGGCAACAAACTCACAAAGTCAAAG CTAGCTGCAGTCAAAGGTATCAGTGAAGTGGTCGTCTCGAGAATCATCATGTGTGCACCCGGCATGC TGATTCTTCCACCTATAATGGCGAGACTTGAGAAGTACCGTTTTATGCAATGCATTAAGCCTTTACACGCACCGATACAAGTTTTGATGGTCGGCTGTTt CCTGACGTTCATGGTGCCCACAGCATGTGCATTGTTCCCACAAAACTG TTCAATCAAGTCGAGCACTCTAGAACGTTGGGAGTCCGAGAATTACGAAACGCTGAAGAAAAATTGCGGAAACAGGGATATACCTACGTACTTATACTTCAACAAAGGTTTATAA
- the LOC144479069 gene encoding uncharacterized protein LOC144479069, with the protein MIRRSPTRLDLRLDDLVEYEAMRRKALEAKKESERQSAFNTPQWGNKVPQSEIQERIGYMPQQNQPSHSRTNI; encoded by the coding sequence ATGATACGACGCAGCCCAACGAGACTTGACTTACGACTGGACGATCTAGTCGAGTACGAAGCAATGAGGAGAAAGGCTCTTGAAGCCAAGAAAGAATCCGAGAGACAATCAGCATTCAATACTCCCCAATGGGGTAATAAAGTGCCACAAAGTGAAATCCAAGAACGCATTGGTTACATGCCGCAACAGAATCAACCTTCGCATTCTCGAACTAATATATAA
- the Ing3 gene encoding inhibitor of growth family, member 3, with translation MLYLEDYVEMIEHLPQELRDRFTEMREMDLGVQNSMDSLEKKVKTFFSNAKKMKPSEKEAEYEAIRREYYKTLEDADEKVHLANQMYDLVDRYLRRLDQELHKFKMELEADNKGITEVLEKRSLELDQPPTNSSQKENRYSFTSTTRSRDNHSHSRAEKRRDSNASSTSIEKRLAIEKISPSVPESRPASTNSGPIIAATSVPSTPTSIANSVGSVSYNLGHIGAGGNAIAAAASQAIAATQQMQQGRRTASLKASYEAINTGGVHAAEFSRELAGAAQTAIAAIQESNKKHKKKVTNAVPSSSVVAASVQQPVSPPVITSNTQVVDSDNPDWTYDPNEPRYCICNQVSYGDMVACDNSDCPFEWFHYPCVGITAPPKGKWYCPQCTSSMKRRGGRKN, from the exons ATGCTTTACTTGGAAGATTATGTCGAAA TGATCGAGCACCTACCACAAGAGTTAAGAGACCGGTTTACGGAAATGAGAGAAATGGACTTAGGTGTACAAA ATTCAATGGATAgtttagaaaaaaaagtaaaaactttcttttcaaacgcaaagaaaatgaaaccTAGCGAAAAAGAAGCAGAATACGAAGCCATTAGAAGAGAATATTACAAGACATTGGAAGACGCAGATGAGAAGGTGCACTTAGCTAATCAGATGTACGACTTAGTAGATAGATATTTAAGAAGATTAGACCAGGAACTGCACAAATTTAAAATGGAGCTAGAGGCAGATAATAAAGGTATCACGGAAGTATTGGAAAAGAGGTCATTGGAGTTAGATCAACCACCCACAAATAGTAGTCAAAAAGAGAATCGGTATAGTTTCACATCAACCACTAGATCACGAGACAATCATAGTCATT CTCGGgcagaaaaaagaagagattCAAATGCATCCTCAACTTCGATAGAAAAACGTTTAGCTATAGAAAAAATTTCACCGAGTGTTCCTGAGTCGCGACCAGCTTCTACAAATTCAGGACCAATCATTGCCGCTACGAGCGTGCCATCCACTCCTACTTCAATTGCGAATTCTGTAGGTTCTGTAAGTTATAATCTTGGTCACATTGGAGCTGGTGGAAATGCCATAGCAGCTGCAGCATCCCAAGCAATTGCTGCAACACAGCAAATGCAACAGGGCCGACGTACTGCCAGTTTAAAAGCTAGTTATGAAGCTATCAATACTGGTGGTGTACACGCGGCCGAATTCAGTAGAGAATTAGCTGGCGCTGCTCAAACCGCTATCGCAGCTATAcaagaatcaaataaaaagcaTAAAAA GAAAGTAACCAACGCGGTTCCAAGTTCGAGTGTAGTTGCTGCGTCTGTTCAGCAGCCAGTATCGCCGCCAGTCATAACTTCAAATACACAAGTAGTGGATTCGGATAATCCAGATTGGACCTACGACCCAAATGAACCAAGATATTGTATATGCAACCAAGTATCTTATGGTGATATGGTCGCATGTGACAACTCGGAT TGTCCATTCGAATGGTTTCATTATCCATGTGTAGGTATCACTGCACCGCCAAAAGGCAAGTGGTACTGTCCCCAATGTACATCTTCTATGAAGAGACGTGGAGGTCGAAAAAACTGA
- the LOC144479047 gene encoding inactive CLIP domain-containing serine protease A3 has protein sequence MINMLLTLCIVSILQEQVLTQSDTIIFDNSSPVNMQSNNNGMMCSCVSVDRCPTVATGIDIRIVNTASNCSGGQVYCCSSTDTVNDDTCGNRKIPVGLHPHGQASYGAYPWQAVLLTTNNVYVGSGVLITPNHVLTVAHKVASYTNGGLKVRLGEWDSKSTNEPDPYQEYMIQRIVIHTNFHSDNLQNDVAVITLSSTVPVSRSPNINTACFPTAEPAAGTRCWVSGWGKDAFGKNGQYQSIMKEVDVPIVTQSTCEVSLRRTRLGQYYNLDKSSFICAGGETGKDACTGDGGSPLVCQSGNGKWQVVGMVAWGIGCATHNVPGVYVNVYNYIGWITQQIA, from the exons ATGATTAATATGTTGCTTACGTTATGCATTGTCAGCATCTTGCAGGAACAAGTTCTCACACAAAGTGACACTATCATTTTTGATAACAGTTCTCCTGTAAATATGCAAA gtAACAATAATGGCATGATGTGCTCTTGTGTATCAGTGGATAGATGTCCTACTGTGGCTACGGGTATCGACATTCGAATAGTTAATACg gcTTCTAATTGTTCTGGTGGGCAAGTTTATTGCTGCTCATCAACAGATACTGTAAATGATGATACTTGTGGCAACAGAAAAATTCCAGTAGGCCTACATCCTCATGGTCAAGCCAGTTATGGAGCATATCCTTGGCAAGCTGTACTTTTGACTACAAATAATGTTTATGTAGGCTCTGGTGTTTTAATTACACCAAATCATGTACTTACTGTTGCTCATAAAGTAGCATCTTATAC aaaTGGTGGACTTAAGGTGAGATTGGGAGAATGGGATAGTAAGTCCACAAATGAACCTGATCCATACCAAGAATATATGATCCAAAGAATTGttatacatacaaattttcattctgaTAATCTTCAGAATGATGTTGCTGTTATAACATTGAGTAGCACAGTGCCTGTTTCTAGGAGCCCTAATATTAATACTGCATGCTTTCCTACAGCAGAACCTGCAGCTGGCACAag GTGTTGGGTATCAGGCTGGGGAAAAGATGCATTTGGCAAGAACGGTCAATATCAAAGCATAATGAAAGAGGTGGATGTACCCATTGTAACACAATCAACCTGTGAAGTTTCTCTTCGAAGAACTAGACTTGGGCAATATTATAATCTTGATAAAAGCAGCTTTATATGTGCTGGTGGAGAAACTGGAAAAGATGCATGCACg gGTGATGGTGGTTCACCATTGGTGTGTCAATCTGGAAATGGGAAATGGCAAGTTGTTGGTATGGTAGCATGGGGAATTGGTTGTGCAACACATAATGTCCCAGGCGTTTATGtgaatgtatataattacattgGGTGGATTACACAACAGATCGcctaa
- the Ohgt gene encoding E3 ubiquitin ligase component cereblon isoform X1, which produces MESEAESDSALNDLSSDSLSRSVADMESLVSESNLVQESQSEGESEDEPLERTFDLSLPATHSYFGVNLEELRGRTIFDEEIFVRLPILKQKSVMLFPGQTLPMKVRTHAIDMLSCLQSNRTIGVVCFGYNNVVAPIGVTAEIYECMSLGPEAEYNLKAMGRQRFEILQLIIQGYDRLSANVKILPEITLGPPFLDERLQSLDRYRMKSTTEEDFKKQERIENRDAVVTHWPGWVYRQYDPLRLSLRVRKHLQLIRHMDANVPEDPTNLSFWVAQNLLLDDNERNVLLRYDCAISRLQMEIKHLVNDKIFVCNHCEAKLAKRSHMLTMSIEGPFGIYCNSSGIIHDIVTLHHAQGLVLNRSSFSTEYSWFPGYGWTIAMCRNCKSHIGWRFTAVEPNLKPKAFWGLSRTNIKDM; this is translated from the exons ATGGAGTCTGAAGCAGAAAGTGATAGCGCTTTAAATGATCTATCTTCTGATTCTTTAT CAAGATCTGTGGCTGACATGGAGAGTTTAGTGAGCGAAAGTAATCTAGTTCAAGAGTCGCAGTCGGAAGGAGAATCCGAAGATGAACCGCTGGAACGTACTTTTGACTTATCATTGCCAGCCACACATTCC taTTTTGGAGTAAACCTGGAAGAGCTGAGGGGAAGAACAATATTCgatgaagaaatttttgtcaGACTACCAATACTAAAACAGAAATCTGTTATGTTATTTCCGGGACAAACGTTACCAATGAAAGTTCGTACACACGCTATTGACATGTTATCTTGCCTTCAAAGCAATCGCACCATAGGTGTCGTGTGCTTTGGATATAACAATGTGGTTGCACCTATAGGTGTAACAGCAGAAATTTATGAATGCATGTCTTTGGGCCCTGAAgcagaatataatttgaaagcAATGGGCAGACAACGGTTCGAAATTTTACAACTCATTATACAG GGATATGACCGTTTATCAGCAAACGTTAAAATTTTGCCTGAAATAACACTTGGACCACCATTTCTTGATGAACGATTGCAATCATTAGATCGTTATCGGATGAAATCGACTACTGAAGAAGATTTTAAAAAGCAAGAGAGGATAGAAAATCGAGACGCAGTAGTAACTCATTGGCCTGGCTGGGTATACAGACAGTATGATCCATTAAGACTATCGTTACGAGTACGGAAACACCTCCAATTAATTCGCCATA tggacGCTAATGTACCAGAAGATCCCacaaatttatcattttggGTTGcccaaaatttattattagatgataatgaaagaaatgtaTTGTTACGCTATGACTGCGCAATTTCTAGGTtacaaatggaaattaaacatttagtTAAT gataaaatattcgtttgTAATCATTGCGAAGCTAAACTTGCAAAACGGTCGCATATGTTAACAATGAGTATAGAAGGTCCATTTGGGATTTATTGCAATAGCAGTGGTATCATACATGATATTGTGACTTTGCATCATGCCCAAGGTTTAGTGCTAAATCGCAGTTCATTCTCGACTGAATATTCATGGTTTCCAGG atacgGATGGACAATAGCTATGTGTAGAAACTGTAAGAGTCACATAGGTTGGAGATTCACAGCAGTTGAACCCAATTTGAAACCGAAGGCGTTTTGGGGTTTATCACGTACAAACATAAAAGATATGTAA
- the Ohgt gene encoding E3 ubiquitin ligase component cereblon isoform X2, with protein MYVRQLARSVADMESLVSESNLVQESQSEGESEDEPLERTFDLSLPATHSYFGVNLEELRGRTIFDEEIFVRLPILKQKSVMLFPGQTLPMKVRTHAIDMLSCLQSNRTIGVVCFGYNNVVAPIGVTAEIYECMSLGPEAEYNLKAMGRQRFEILQLIIQGYDRLSANVKILPEITLGPPFLDERLQSLDRYRMKSTTEEDFKKQERIENRDAVVTHWPGWVYRQYDPLRLSLRVRKHLQLIRHMDANVPEDPTNLSFWVAQNLLLDDNERNVLLRYDCAISRLQMEIKHLVNDKIFVCNHCEAKLAKRSHMLTMSIEGPFGIYCNSSGIIHDIVTLHHAQGLVLNRSSFSTEYSWFPGYGWTIAMCRNCKSHIGWRFTAVEPNLKPKAFWGLSRTNIKDM; from the exons ATGTATGTTAGACAATTAG CAAGATCTGTGGCTGACATGGAGAGTTTAGTGAGCGAAAGTAATCTAGTTCAAGAGTCGCAGTCGGAAGGAGAATCCGAAGATGAACCGCTGGAACGTACTTTTGACTTATCATTGCCAGCCACACATTCC taTTTTGGAGTAAACCTGGAAGAGCTGAGGGGAAGAACAATATTCgatgaagaaatttttgtcaGACTACCAATACTAAAACAGAAATCTGTTATGTTATTTCCGGGACAAACGTTACCAATGAAAGTTCGTACACACGCTATTGACATGTTATCTTGCCTTCAAAGCAATCGCACCATAGGTGTCGTGTGCTTTGGATATAACAATGTGGTTGCACCTATAGGTGTAACAGCAGAAATTTATGAATGCATGTCTTTGGGCCCTGAAgcagaatataatttgaaagcAATGGGCAGACAACGGTTCGAAATTTTACAACTCATTATACAG GGATATGACCGTTTATCAGCAAACGTTAAAATTTTGCCTGAAATAACACTTGGACCACCATTTCTTGATGAACGATTGCAATCATTAGATCGTTATCGGATGAAATCGACTACTGAAGAAGATTTTAAAAAGCAAGAGAGGATAGAAAATCGAGACGCAGTAGTAACTCATTGGCCTGGCTGGGTATACAGACAGTATGATCCATTAAGACTATCGTTACGAGTACGGAAACACCTCCAATTAATTCGCCATA tggacGCTAATGTACCAGAAGATCCCacaaatttatcattttggGTTGcccaaaatttattattagatgataatgaaagaaatgtaTTGTTACGCTATGACTGCGCAATTTCTAGGTtacaaatggaaattaaacatttagtTAAT gataaaatattcgtttgTAATCATTGCGAAGCTAAACTTGCAAAACGGTCGCATATGTTAACAATGAGTATAGAAGGTCCATTTGGGATTTATTGCAATAGCAGTGGTATCATACATGATATTGTGACTTTGCATCATGCCCAAGGTTTAGTGCTAAATCGCAGTTCATTCTCGACTGAATATTCATGGTTTCCAGG atacgGATGGACAATAGCTATGTGTAGAAACTGTAAGAGTCACATAGGTTGGAGATTCACAGCAGTTGAACCCAATTTGAAACCGAAGGCGTTTTGGGGTTTATCACGTACAAACATAAAAGATATGTAA
- the Ohgt gene encoding E3 ubiquitin ligase component cereblon isoform X3: MESLVSESNLVQESQSEGESEDEPLERTFDLSLPATHSYFGVNLEELRGRTIFDEEIFVRLPILKQKSVMLFPGQTLPMKVRTHAIDMLSCLQSNRTIGVVCFGYNNVVAPIGVTAEIYECMSLGPEAEYNLKAMGRQRFEILQLIIQGYDRLSANVKILPEITLGPPFLDERLQSLDRYRMKSTTEEDFKKQERIENRDAVVTHWPGWVYRQYDPLRLSLRVRKHLQLIRHMDANVPEDPTNLSFWVAQNLLLDDNERNVLLRYDCAISRLQMEIKHLVNDKIFVCNHCEAKLAKRSHMLTMSIEGPFGIYCNSSGIIHDIVTLHHAQGLVLNRSSFSTEYSWFPGYGWTIAMCRNCKSHIGWRFTAVEPNLKPKAFWGLSRTNIKDM, encoded by the exons ATGGAGAGTTTAGTGAGCGAAAGTAATCTAGTTCAAGAGTCGCAGTCGGAAGGAGAATCCGAAGATGAACCGCTGGAACGTACTTTTGACTTATCATTGCCAGCCACACATTCC taTTTTGGAGTAAACCTGGAAGAGCTGAGGGGAAGAACAATATTCgatgaagaaatttttgtcaGACTACCAATACTAAAACAGAAATCTGTTATGTTATTTCCGGGACAAACGTTACCAATGAAAGTTCGTACACACGCTATTGACATGTTATCTTGCCTTCAAAGCAATCGCACCATAGGTGTCGTGTGCTTTGGATATAACAATGTGGTTGCACCTATAGGTGTAACAGCAGAAATTTATGAATGCATGTCTTTGGGCCCTGAAgcagaatataatttgaaagcAATGGGCAGACAACGGTTCGAAATTTTACAACTCATTATACAG GGATATGACCGTTTATCAGCAAACGTTAAAATTTTGCCTGAAATAACACTTGGACCACCATTTCTTGATGAACGATTGCAATCATTAGATCGTTATCGGATGAAATCGACTACTGAAGAAGATTTTAAAAAGCAAGAGAGGATAGAAAATCGAGACGCAGTAGTAACTCATTGGCCTGGCTGGGTATACAGACAGTATGATCCATTAAGACTATCGTTACGAGTACGGAAACACCTCCAATTAATTCGCCATA tggacGCTAATGTACCAGAAGATCCCacaaatttatcattttggGTTGcccaaaatttattattagatgataatgaaagaaatgtaTTGTTACGCTATGACTGCGCAATTTCTAGGTtacaaatggaaattaaacatttagtTAAT gataaaatattcgtttgTAATCATTGCGAAGCTAAACTTGCAAAACGGTCGCATATGTTAACAATGAGTATAGAAGGTCCATTTGGGATTTATTGCAATAGCAGTGGTATCATACATGATATTGTGACTTTGCATCATGCCCAAGGTTTAGTGCTAAATCGCAGTTCATTCTCGACTGAATATTCATGGTTTCCAGG atacgGATGGACAATAGCTATGTGTAGAAACTGTAAGAGTCACATAGGTTGGAGATTCACAGCAGTTGAACCCAATTTGAAACCGAAGGCGTTTTGGGGTTTATCACGTACAAACATAAAAGATATGTAA